The genomic interval GTCGACGATCCACGGCGCGGAGAACACGATCACCACGCCAACTACGACCGTGACGAGCATCTGCACCGACGCGCGGCCGAGGAACCACAGAAGGCCAACGACGATGATCGCGATGATCGCCAGCGTGCGGAGCAAGCCGTTGCTCAGCAGGCCGAGAATGTTGTCGGCCAGGCCTTCAAAGTTTGCCTGCGCAAAAGCCGGCTCCGCTATGAGCAGGCTTGCCAGCAGCGACAGGGGCAGCGCGCGCGCCATGAGCGGCGAGGGCTTGAGACGCGCGAGCAGCGCGTCGAGCCGGGATTCAGCCTTGATCTTCCAGATACGAAACATTCGACAACTCCTATCTTCGCCTTACGAACCAATCCGCGCGTGTTGGGCGCGGCCGAAAACATCCCACGCAGGCGGTGCAGGCGGTGGAGCCGCCTCCATGTTCTCCGCTGCGATTTCCGCCAGCTCCACCGGCACACGACCGGCGCCAGTGTCGCTCACGGCGGCGCTGGCGGGCTGATCGCCCACGATGACAGTCGGGATTGCGGTCGCAGGCCGACCGCTGACGCGGCGACCTGCATTCTCCACGCGGGCGACATAGCCGTTGCGGAAACCTCTCGATTGAGAGCCTGTGTTATACATGCTGAGTGCGACCCGAAGGGCCTCTTGCGGGGTGCGACCCGTCTTGGCCGAACGGAAATTGGACAGGAGCACACGGCCTGCCGCTTCGACATTGGCGCACTGCTTGAAAACAGTGTCCCACGTCAGGCCGAGCCAGCCCATGTTGCGTGAATTGATTTGGCCGAGGCCGAGATCCACGCTGTAGCCGCGCGCAACATAAGAGCGCGCGGTTGCGATAGCCTCCGCCTCATTGCGCGGACGGCGCGGCTGACTGGCCACGCCGTTGACGTTGATC from Sphingobium sp. TKS carries:
- a CDS encoding lytic transglycosylase domain-containing protein, with the protein product MFLETGAVLSLAAQCAPAVAPHTIAAIVDAESSNYVFAINVNGVASQPRRPRNEAEAIATARSYVARGYSVDLGLGQINSRNMGWLGLTWDTVFKQCANVEAAGRVLLSNFRSAKTGRTPQEALRVALSMYNTGSQSRGFRNGYVARVENAGRRVSGRPATAIPTVIVGDQPASAAVSDTGAGRVPVELAEIAAENMEAAPPPAPPAWDVFGRAQHARIGS
- a CDS encoding TrbC/VirB2 family protein; this translates as MFRIWKIKAESRLDALLARLKPSPLMARALPLSLLASLLIAEPAFAQANFEGLADNILGLLSNGLLRTLAIIAIIVVGLLWFLGRASVQMLVTVVVGVVIVFSAPWIVDTITG